One window of Acropora palmata chromosome 1, jaAcrPala1.3, whole genome shotgun sequence genomic DNA carries:
- the LOC141863232 gene encoding uncharacterized protein LOC141863232 gives MPRESVTSLKQENQALKDQLDALFKEVKSLKDKCKNEGTTQVSGDNSSIKAANVESERSLQFLSDEYDDLTAANSDVLVQLKQITRRLQELSNQVERVSNAIDEFENYSYQYNVKIIGLPGSASESALDTSSLCVNLFRQMGAEVTLQDIDIAHRVLTRRESDGPKPVICKFVRRLAKGKVMEVRKQAAEVNPTSIGLSADTELRRVRIFDYLTPKKQKLLFEAKKLKERDHYRFCWAKNSVIYLKKDEGSRAIKITDVDCLQRLAGNLIS, from the coding sequence ATGCCGCGAGAATCTGTTACTTCGCTGAAGCAAGAAAACCAGGCGTTAAAGGATCAACTAGACGCTTTATTCAAGGAGGTCAAGTCGCTGAAGGATAAGTGTAAAAATGAAGGAACCACCCAGGTTTCTGGTGACAACAGTAGCATCAAAGCCGCAAATGTTGAAAGTGAGAGAAGTTTGCAGTTTTTGAGCGACGAATATGATGACCTGACTGCTGCTAATTCTGACGTTTTAGTTCAGCTCAAGCAAATAACGCGTCGCTTACAAGAACTGAGCAATCAAGTGGAACGTGTGAGTAACGCCATTGACGAATTTGAGAATTACAGCTATCAGTATAATGTTAAAATAATTGGTCTACCGGGGAGCGCCAGTGAATCGGCGCTCGATACGAGTTCCCTTTGTGTTAATCTGTTTCGACAGATGGGAGCTGAGGTTACTTTGCAAGACATCGATATTGCCCATCGCGTATTGACGAGGCGTGAAAGTGATGGTCCCAAACCTGTCATTTGCAAATTTGTCAGGCGGCTGGCGAAAGGAAAAGTTATGGAAGTTCGTAAACAAGCGGCTGAAGTTAACCCCACAAGTATCGGATTGTCTGCCGATACCGAGCTCAGACGTGTAAGAATCTTTGACTATCTTACTCCCAAAAAGCAGAAGTTACTCTTTGAAGCCAAGAAACTCAAAGAGCGTGATCACTACCGCTTTTGTTGGGCCAAGAACTCTGTTATTTACCTCAAGAAGGATGAGGGTTCGCGCGCGATCAAAATAACTGACGTGGATTGCCTTCAAAGATTAGCCGGAAACTTGATTTCCTAA
- the LOC141886602 gene encoding uncharacterized protein LOC141886602, whose translation MVGKIYTHFVISVMFLAFCLVHQNHSSENTTTARPHQVDKPRTPSLVCNEKLSCRNRCNETTEGNDLSSDPAHCHCDIACTKYHDCCADFVQFCQTNNSVNQGNESIAYTCFKLSTEPGQTHGVFMISTCAKGWIDEDVRAQCLAGSSHGENRTFTSANILEDIPVSLLSYDHLPPSYRNIYCGFCNGERDFLLTLWTLKFRCNIQPPSDHNATQVLDFLLKYCPNRIVKPGQGFGVRTCVQTVSTCLISNQSNIKSKCLGGPSGVVYSKETKENFKNYYCLLCNGLSTNDVKCGPRIKDNIFNPKSFEIVLEFNPESKQVTEPTVTPMCATGQVYDPHLETCEAGSPLPPSRAIRDKYRIKLWMNPVDSFVVLISPNQFRNALCTAFSLDPSQIDEISIGIEDLSLAVTFNLYAGGAAPSPSHDKVAQEETLEITLLLSFNNSFKLTIHDKRWDVLRVTQRQLTCAQSEEFLPGDFIPPTDPKSFAIVKKTGQRVPPNRYFLLKDSKTGNESLFVCSSKFVVMCPFMLLPVRSSDYKLFSNKSLQHIATGRLYTIGDYELNDQTALICTNYAIENNSTILVPHTNITVFGQSDRLFLWYFTVVGFSVSILALILTLIVHFIVRDLRSPLPGKNLMSLCMALFLAQFMWLFGSGDTDQPIFCTVVAAVLHYLFLVSFACTAVIAYDTRRTFSVQMSKAPGRSNGEGNLRFLTYTCIAWGLPMTYVGSCFLLDNFQVVGIGYGDEEACWLAKGNAKIVAFLTPIACVLLYNVAAFSQTIWAINTARKQTNRVKAKSTRRDRGAVVKVYIRLLTLMGFTWFFAFTAELIHKTMIYPFVVLTSLQGVYIFVAFVCKTRVLKLIRDAFQMSKRDVLASTQNSASTLSKGFHPNHSRSETEETHM comes from the coding sequence ATGGTGGGAAAAATTTACACACATTTCGTGATTTCTGTCATGTTTCTTGCGTTTTGTTTGGTCCACCAAAATCATTCAAGTGAAAACACAACAACGGCCAGGCCACACCAGGTTGATAAGCCACGAACACCATCGTTGGTCTGCAACGAAAAATTGTCCTGTCGCAACAGATGCAACGAGACGACAGAAGGGAATGATCTTTCAAGCGATCCTGCGCATTGCCACTGCGACATTGCCTGTACGAAGTACCATGACTGCTGTGCAGACTTCGTTCAATTTTGCCAGACGAATAATTCAGTGAatcaaggaaatgaaagtaTTGCTTATACATGCTTTAAATTATCTACCGAACCCGGACAGACGCATGGCGTTTTTATGATCTCAACATGTGCAAAAGGCTGGATTGACGAAGACGTGCGTGCTCAGTGTTTAGCAGGATCAAGTCACGGAGAAAATCGAACATTTACCTCTGCCAACATCTTGGAAGATATTCCTGTGAGTCTTCTTTCCTACGATCATCTTCCACCGAGTTACAGAAATATTTATTGTGGTTTTTGCAACGGCGAAAGAGATTTCCTTCTTACCCTCTGGACGTTGAAATTTAGATGCAACATCCAACCACCCTCAGATCACAACGCTACACAGGTACTGGACTTTTTGTTAAAGTATTGTCCAAATAGGATCGTCAAACCGGGTCAAGGTTTTGGTGTTCGCACGTGTGTACAAACGGTATCcacttgtcttatctctaatcAAAGTAACATTAAAAGCAAGTGCTTAGGCGGCCCAAGCGGAGTTGTCTATTCCAAAGAGACGAAGGAAAACTTCAAAAATTACTACTGCTTGCTTTGCAATGGTTTGTCAACAAACGATGTCAAATGTGGACCTCGAATTAAAGACAATATCTTTAATCCCAAATCGTTCGAAATCGTTCTAGAATTCAACCCCGAAAGCAAGCAAGTCACCGAACCAACAGTTACCCCCATGTGTGCAACAGGCCAAGTTTATGATCCCCATCTCGAAACTTGTGAGGCTGGCAGTCCCCTTCCCCCTTCACGTGCTATTCGTGATAAATATCGTATAAAACTTTGGATGAACCCAGTGGATAGCTTCGTTGTACTCATATCTCCAAATCAATTTAGAAACGCACTTTGCACAGCATTTTCCCTGGATCCATCACAGATTGACGAAATATCAATTGGCATTGAAGACTTGTCTCTCGCTGTGACTTTTAATCTGTATGCTGGCGGCGCTGCTCCCTCACCCTCCCATGACAAGGTGGCACAAGAAGAAACCCTCGAGATAACCCTCCTTCTTAGCTTCAATAACTCCTTCAAACTCACCATCCACGACAAGAGATGGGATGTCCTTCGAGTTACTCAAAGACAATTAACCTGCGCTCAATCAGAAGAATTTCTTCCTGGAGATTTTATTCCACCTACAGATCCAAAAAGCTTTGCTATCGTGAAAAAAACTGGGCAACGAGTTCCTCCAAACAGGTACTTTCTTCTCAAAGATAGCAAGACTGGCAATGAATCATTGTTTGTGTGCAGCTCTAAGTTCGTCGTCATGTGCCCTTTCATGTTGCTTCCCGTTAGAAGCTCCGACTATAAGCTATTTTCCAACAAAAGTTTGCAACACATTGCCACAGGTCGATTATACACAATTGGAGATTACGAACTAAATGACCAAACGGCCTTGATTTGCACAAACTATGCAATAGAAAATAACTCAACCATCCTTGTGCCTCACACTAATATAACAGTCTTTGGGCAATCTGAtagactttttctctggtacTTCACGGTTGTTGGATTTTCCGTGTCAATTTTGGCTCTGATTCTGACTTTGATAGTACACTTCATTGTAAGAGATCTCCGATCACCTCTTCCCGGAAAGAATCTCATGAGTTTATGTATGGCCCTTTTCCTCGCACAATTTATGTGGCTATTCGGCTCCGGTGACACTGATCAGCCGATCTTTTGCACTGTGGTTGCAGCTGTCCTGCATTACCTTTTCCTCGTTTCCTTTGCCTGTACTGCCGTTATAGCATATGACACTCGTCGAACCTTCTCCGTTCAGATGTCCAAAGCTCCCGGTCGGTCAAACGGGGAAGGGAACCTTCGATTCCTGACGTACACGTGCATTGCATGGGGTCTTCCGATGACTTATGTGGGCTCCTGTTTCCTCCTTGATAACTTCCAAGTGGTTGGAATCGGATACGGAGACGAAGAGGCTTGCTGGTTGGCCAAAGGTAATGCAAAGATCGTGGCCTTTCTCACTCCAATAGCTTGCGTACTTCTGTACAACGTTGCAGCGTTTTCCCAAACCATATGGGCTATCAACACTGCTAGGAAGCAAACGAACAGAGTCAAAGCGAAATCAACTCGACGAGACCGTGGAGCCGTCGTTAAAGTCTACATCCGCCTCCTTACCCTGATGGGCTTTACTTGGTTTTTTGCTTTCACGGCTGAGCTCATACACAAGACGATGATCTATCCCTTCGTGGTGCTAACATCTCTTCAGGGTGTTTACATCTTCGTGGCCTTTGTTTGCAAGACCCGAGTACTCAAACTGATAAGAGATGCTTTTCAAATGTCTAAGAGAGATGTTCTTGCTTCTACACAAAACTCCGCTAGCACGCTTAGCAAAGGCTTCCATCCAAACCACTCTAGATCGGAAACGGAGGAAACGCATATGTAG